A single window of Flagellimonas maritima DNA harbors:
- a CDS encoding Gfo/Idh/MocA family protein, giving the protein MKRRDFIIGTGAAALTAASYGNILGANDKIGIAVVGAGRRGRWVLGEMLKTNQVKPIIFCDVWDQQVRRTIDYLELGEVPMTYDLEEVLKNDRVDAILLATPDHLHKGYAIRILAAGKHLLLEKPVTLHYKEGDALKQAVANSGVVCQTGTQQRSGQMYQRVKEEFFGGSKKLGDIVFVRAVWSNFGWQRRQLEQQPMPQNFKWDMFLGPAPKTDYYWPRYDGWRHYKEYGTGILSDLLTHWGDVAQWMMEDTDPLNAVTTGGIYHLKDDRTNPDTVNTIIQYKAGWNFTFECSVMPIVNPHDSVLFHGTEGKLELFRSGYIYTPHKGDQVVFENNENLTYAHVKNFFDAIKTGAKLTAPISVGLNAVKPSHLAAASYWSGKRMEFNANQTEIIEVL; this is encoded by the coding sequence ATGAAAAGAAGGGATTTTATTATAGGGACTGGAGCAGCAGCATTGACCGCCGCCTCGTATGGCAATATTCTCGGTGCAAATGATAAAATTGGGATTGCTGTTGTTGGCGCGGGAAGGCGCGGGAGATGGGTTCTCGGTGAAATGCTAAAGACCAATCAAGTAAAACCAATTATATTTTGTGATGTTTGGGATCAACAGGTAAGACGAACCATTGATTATCTAGAGCTCGGTGAAGTTCCTATGACCTATGATTTGGAAGAAGTGTTGAAAAACGATAGGGTAGATGCTATACTTTTGGCAACACCAGATCATCTCCATAAAGGGTATGCAATCCGTATTTTAGCTGCGGGAAAACACTTGCTCCTTGAAAAACCCGTAACCTTGCATTATAAAGAGGGAGATGCACTTAAACAAGCAGTTGCAAATAGTGGTGTGGTTTGTCAAACAGGGACGCAGCAGCGCAGTGGGCAGATGTACCAGCGTGTAAAAGAGGAATTTTTTGGCGGTTCAAAAAAACTAGGAGATATTGTCTTCGTAAGGGCTGTTTGGAGCAATTTTGGATGGCAAAGAAGACAACTGGAACAGCAGCCTATGCCACAGAATTTTAAATGGGATATGTTTCTTGGCCCAGCTCCGAAAACAGATTATTATTGGCCAAGATATGATGGTTGGCGACATTATAAAGAGTACGGTACAGGCATACTATCCGATTTGTTGACACATTGGGGCGATGTTGCACAATGGATGATGGAAGATACAGATCCTTTAAATGCAGTAACTACAGGTGGAATCTATCATTTAAAAGATGATAGGACGAATCCGGATACTGTGAATACCATAATTCAATACAAAGCAGGTTGGAACTTTACTTTTGAGTGTAGTGTGATGCCTATCGTAAATCCGCATGATTCGGTACTTTTTCACGGTACAGAAGGAAAACTTGAGCTTTTTCGCTCAGGATATATTTATACCCCGCATAAAGGTGACCAAGTAGTTTTTGAGAACAATGAGAATTTGACCTATGCACACGTCAAAAACTTTTTTGATGCGATTAAAACGGGAGCTAAGCTCACAGCTCCAATCAGTGTGGGTCTAAATGCAGTGAAACCATCGCATTTGGCAGCGGCTTCATATTGGTCAGGTAAACGAATGGAATTCAATGCAAATCAAACAGAAATAATTGAGGTTTTATAA
- a CDS encoding (2Fe-2S)-binding protein, with protein sequence MTISLKVNGVLHTIENIDENTPLLWIIRDVLDLKGTKFGCGKAACGACTLLVDGEAVRSCSYALKFANGKEITTIEGLGTPENPHPVQEAWVEEIVPQCGYCQPGFMMATAALLEKVPSPTDEDIDQNIINICRCGTYYRMRKAIHKASAIKNGASPTPTTKTTNT encoded by the coding sequence ATGACGATTTCCTTAAAAGTAAACGGAGTTTTGCACACTATAGAAAACATTGACGAAAACACCCCCCTACTCTGGATAATCAGGGATGTCCTGGACCTGAAGGGAACAAAGTTCGGCTGTGGCAAAGCGGCCTGTGGTGCCTGTACGTTACTTGTTGATGGTGAAGCGGTTCGCTCCTGCTCCTATGCCCTAAAGTTTGCGAACGGAAAAGAGATTACAACGATCGAAGGTCTGGGAACTCCTGAAAATCCACATCCCGTTCAAGAAGCATGGGTCGAGGAAATTGTACCGCAATGTGGCTATTGCCAACCAGGTTTTATGATGGCGACCGCAGCATTGCTGGAAAAAGTACCAAGTCCGACCGATGAGGATATAGACCAAAACATTATCAATATCTGCAGGTGTGGTACCTATTACCGCATGCGAAAGGCCATACATAAAGCATCCGCCATCAAAAATGGAGCTTCCCCTACTCCAACAACAAAGACAACCAATACGTAG
- a CDS encoding xanthine dehydrogenase family protein molybdopterin-binding subunit gives MGKKEKSEKKISRRKFFVLGSVGTIGVLAIGTYVFRGSIRRVIANQVNSAEPPYMGNTDTPTIWFEILPDNSVMLYSPKVEMGQGVFTGLAQIAAEELEIPVSQIKVTHAPSISGNMDEFATGGSTSISSLWQPVRELAATMREMIKIEAAKKLEANIIDLTLANGIISNGNQSISYAETVKDKKNWEIPDTPTLKDVKSYKLVGKPIPRVDLHDKVFGTPIFGMDAKMPDMLYGAVVRPSAIDATLVGVHIVEAEKMPGVVKVVKENDFVGVVANSLLEAENAKKAIETNWKSEKFWQTSDIEAMVEVGKGKPFVIQKEGNVEKLFEDDKGIVISEFKSPIGAHAQLEPNGALAHVEADKVTVIISTQVVKITRDEIAERLGMDKEKVNIVPTFLGGGFGRRLHTPNGMQAAVLSKAVGKPVKCFFTRKEEFQNDTFRPPTHHVLKAKLSENGMIEGIEHNVSSGDVAFGSPMLPSFAEPILGADLGAWRGGMIQYGKIPNFQAISWRVKLPFATSWWRSLGLLANTFAIESFMDELSIKAKKDPVQFRLDQIQDDKRGIRLKKVIRAVAKKAGYVDEVINGRAMGFAASTDANTPCAQVVEVSITNDKIKVHKVTCAMDPGIIINPDQVRAQCEGAIIMGMSASIFEKMEVVDGELTPTIYGPYQMALMKDAPKEIDVVLLQNDDKPDAVGEPPLGPIGAAVANAVFRLTGKRIRTMPLQFALNNHKSA, from the coding sequence ATGGGCAAAAAAGAAAAAAGCGAAAAGAAAATATCGCGACGAAAGTTCTTTGTGCTCGGAAGTGTCGGCACTATTGGCGTTTTAGCTATCGGAACATACGTTTTTAGAGGTTCAATTCGAAGAGTCATTGCAAATCAGGTAAATTCTGCTGAACCACCTTATATGGGAAATACCGATACACCCACTATTTGGTTCGAGATATTACCGGATAATTCAGTGATGCTCTATTCCCCAAAGGTGGAAATGGGACAAGGCGTTTTTACGGGCTTGGCTCAAATAGCCGCTGAGGAGCTGGAAATACCTGTTTCGCAAATAAAAGTTACCCACGCCCCATCAATTTCAGGGAACATGGACGAATTTGCAACGGGTGGCAGTACTTCCATTTCTTCTCTATGGCAACCTGTTAGGGAGCTTGCCGCCACCATGCGGGAAATGATAAAAATTGAAGCTGCCAAGAAACTGGAGGCCAACATAATCGATTTAACTTTAGCAAATGGAATTATTTCAAATGGAAATCAATCCATTTCATATGCAGAAACAGTAAAAGATAAAAAGAACTGGGAAATTCCAGACACCCCCACCTTGAAAGATGTAAAGTCATATAAATTGGTAGGAAAACCAATTCCACGCGTTGATTTGCACGATAAAGTTTTTGGTACACCAATTTTTGGGATGGATGCAAAGATGCCCGATATGCTTTATGGTGCTGTCGTGAGGCCATCCGCAATCGATGCTACGCTTGTTGGTGTACATATTGTTGAGGCCGAGAAAATGCCGGGTGTGGTAAAAGTTGTTAAAGAAAATGATTTCGTTGGAGTTGTTGCCAATTCTTTACTAGAAGCAGAAAACGCCAAAAAAGCCATCGAAACCAACTGGAAATCAGAAAAATTCTGGCAAACTTCAGATATTGAAGCTATGGTTGAAGTTGGAAAGGGTAAACCTTTTGTAATCCAGAAAGAAGGAAATGTTGAAAAACTATTTGAAGATGACAAAGGGATTGTAATTTCTGAATTTAAAAGTCCTATCGGTGCACATGCGCAACTGGAACCCAATGGCGCACTTGCCCACGTAGAAGCAGATAAAGTTACCGTTATTATATCTACACAAGTAGTTAAAATTACTAGGGACGAGATTGCCGAGCGTTTGGGAATGGATAAAGAAAAAGTGAACATCGTTCCCACTTTTTTGGGTGGAGGTTTTGGGCGACGCCTGCATACCCCAAATGGAATGCAGGCGGCCGTTTTATCAAAAGCCGTTGGAAAACCCGTAAAGTGTTTTTTCACAAGAAAGGAAGAGTTTCAAAATGACACCTTCCGACCTCCCACCCATCATGTTTTAAAAGCAAAACTGTCGGAAAATGGAATGATTGAGGGGATAGAACATAATGTTTCGAGTGGTGATGTAGCCTTTGGCTCCCCAATGCTGCCCAGTTTTGCGGAGCCTATCCTTGGTGCAGATTTAGGAGCTTGGCGAGGAGGAATGATACAATATGGGAAAATTCCAAATTTCCAAGCAATTTCTTGGCGCGTAAAACTGCCTTTTGCCACGAGCTGGTGGCGTAGCCTAGGGCTGCTCGCAAACACATTTGCCATTGAAAGCTTTATGGATGAACTTTCTATCAAGGCAAAGAAGGACCCTGTGCAGTTCCGTTTAGATCAAATACAAGATGATAAACGGGGGATTCGATTAAAAAAGGTCATCAGGGCCGTTGCAAAAAAAGCGGGATATGTTGATGAAGTTATAAATGGAAGGGCTATGGGCTTCGCCGCTTCTACTGATGCAAATACTCCTTGCGCCCAAGTAGTCGAGGTTTCCATTACAAATGATAAAATTAAGGTCCATAAGGTCACTTGCGCAATGGACCCCGGTATTATAATAAATCCAGATCAGGTGAGGGCGCAGTGTGAAGGTGCAATCATTATGGGAATGAGCGCATCCATTTTTGAAAAAATGGAAGTAGTCGACGGGGAACTTACCCCAACCATCTACGGTCCATATCAAATGGCATTAATGAAGGATGCCCCCAAGGAAATCGATGTTGTTTTGCTTCAAAATGATGATAAACCTGACGCAGTTGGAGAACCACCTCTAGGGCCAATTGGGGCTGCAGTGGCAAATGCAGTCTTTAGACTAACCGGAAAGCGTATAAGAACAATGCCCTTACAATTTGCGTTGAATAATCACAAAAGTGCTTAA
- a CDS encoding JAB domain-containing protein: MNVRLTKEQKIKILNSNDIYAIMQQILMRENKIRRNQEHFWVVGLDNDHKILFIELIGLGAVNRVNTDPPDVFRMAIYKLAVKLILVHNHPSGSTSPSLGDREFTDHMLKVGKLINIGIMDHLIITETDYASFADLGIMDELKKSGLFEIMGPEKKELEQWKIDTEKKRAVKYNKLEIAKKMKAKGYDDDTIKELTGLTSSAIKKL; this comes from the coding sequence ATGAACGTACGGCTGACCAAAGAGCAAAAAATAAAAATCCTCAACTCCAACGATATTTATGCCATTATGCAGCAGATATTGATGCGGGAGAACAAAATACGTAGAAACCAGGAACATTTTTGGGTGGTGGGCCTTGACAACGACCATAAGATACTTTTTATAGAGCTTATTGGCCTTGGAGCGGTCAACCGTGTCAACACGGACCCGCCCGATGTCTTTAGAATGGCCATCTACAAACTGGCCGTAAAGCTTATTTTGGTGCACAACCACCCCAGCGGTTCCACTTCCCCTTCGCTTGGCGACAGGGAATTTACGGACCATATGCTCAAAGTGGGGAAACTTATCAATATTGGGATTATGGACCATCTTATCATTACCGAGACCGACTATGCCAGTTTTGCCGATCTGGGCATTATGGACGAACTTAAAAAATCCGGGCTGTTTGAAATTATGGGACCCGAAAAGAAAGAATTGGAGCAATGGAAAATTGATACCGAGAAAAAACGGGCGGTTAAATACAATAAGCTAGAAATTGCTAAGAAAATGAAGGCCAAGGGTTATGATGATGATACTATCAAAGAACTTACTGGATTGACCAGTTCAGCAATTAAGAAGCTATAG
- a CDS encoding type II toxin-antitoxin system ParD family antitoxin, with protein MATVRKTVTFTEKQDKWIKAQIEAGEYTNDSEYLRNLVRQDQANKATLLSLKTKLVEGLESGISDKSLPEIMKEVEARMRQDGQL; from the coding sequence ATGGCAACTGTTCGAAAAACGGTAACCTTTACCGAAAAGCAGGATAAATGGATAAAAGCACAAATTGAAGCTGGAGAGTATACTAACGATAGTGAATATTTAAGAAACCTTGTACGTCAAGACCAAGCTAACAAAGCCACGCTCCTTTCACTTAAAACTAAACTCGTTGAAGGTCTCGAAAGCGGTATTAGTGACAAATCGTTACCTGAAATTATGAAGGAGGTCGAAGCACGAATGCGGCAAGATGGGCAGCTATAA
- a CDS encoding type II toxin-antitoxin system RelE/ParE family toxin — protein MGSYKLSGKAEIDLAELYEFGIYKFGLPQAQKYFYGMHEAFEILAENIDLGRDASEFITDLKRFSYKAHTIFYLHMASEIFILRVLSQRMDYERNLQNG, from the coding sequence ATGGGCAGCTATAAACTTTCTGGCAAAGCTGAAATTGATTTGGCTGAACTATACGAGTTTGGCATATACAAATTTGGATTACCCCAAGCGCAGAAGTATTTTTATGGTATGCATGAAGCATTTGAAATACTTGCCGAAAATATAGATTTAGGTCGAGATGCATCCGAATTCATTACTGACTTGAAAAGATTCTCATATAAAGCACACACCATATTTTATCTGCATATGGCAAGTGAAATTTTTATTCTTAGAGTGCTAAGTCAGCGCATGGACTATGAGCGTAATCTTCAAAACGGCTAG
- a CDS encoding TlpA family protein disulfide reductase, giving the protein MKGFLLIVIILLLASCREKENQTSIVVSIEKKIGSEPFRRVNMPFKHVDTIPDFINGIPKLDSLALFRLKLHKKSKQNNNPSNIDLKNFLYAVNGYKGNNQVIITDNNNNYSFSDDSLIIASQKSKYLVRNDLGVQDSFPILKVYAENFEGDSTINDFYYIQTIPYYGYLHPVKDSIRELYKLVGVINEHWEGFFKHQKIDYKIGLSSNFLGNPSILISKRQQAFPNPTKNGTFFPYKVEDTIKIANDFFYIKKLDFDGKEIVLNRLNMSNQNRMGYRMGEKIEDLQFFDIVSNKTISTKYLLDKHEFVLLDFWGTWCAPCIALTPDLIRLNDTYKNKLRIVSIAYDKSLDNVLDYIRDSNLNWNHAYIQGDAKGRTHPKLIRDLKISSYPTFILINSNGDIEYRGGSQTLQSIDSILAD; this is encoded by the coding sequence ATGAAAGGTTTTCTTCTGATTGTAATAATATTATTGTTGGCTTCCTGTAGAGAAAAGGAAAATCAGACAAGTATAGTCGTCTCCATTGAAAAAAAGATTGGAAGTGAGCCTTTTAGAAGAGTAAACATGCCATTCAAACATGTCGATACTATACCTGATTTTATTAATGGAATTCCCAAGCTTGATTCACTAGCTCTTTTTAGACTGAAACTGCATAAAAAGTCCAAGCAGAACAACAATCCTTCCAATATTGACCTAAAGAATTTTTTATATGCAGTTAATGGGTATAAAGGAAATAATCAAGTCATAATTACCGACAACAACAACAATTATAGCTTTAGTGATGATTCCTTAATTATTGCCTCCCAGAAGTCCAAATATTTAGTTCGTAATGATTTGGGCGTCCAAGATTCCTTTCCAATTCTTAAGGTATATGCTGAAAACTTTGAAGGGGACAGTACTATAAATGATTTTTACTATATCCAAACAATACCCTATTATGGTTATTTACATCCTGTTAAAGACTCCATTAGAGAATTATACAAATTGGTTGGTGTTATTAATGAGCATTGGGAGGGATTTTTTAAACATCAAAAGATTGATTATAAAATAGGATTGAGCAGTAATTTTCTTGGAAATCCTTCCATCCTTATTTCTAAAAGACAACAAGCCTTTCCCAATCCAACAAAAAATGGAACTTTCTTTCCATATAAAGTTGAAGACACAATTAAGATCGCAAATGATTTTTTCTATATAAAAAAGTTGGACTTTGATGGAAAAGAAATCGTTCTGAATAGGCTGAATATGAGCAACCAGAATCGAATGGGCTATAGAATGGGCGAGAAAATTGAAGATTTACAGTTCTTCGACATTGTATCCAACAAAACCATTTCTACAAAATATCTATTAGACAAGCATGAGTTTGTACTATTAGATTTTTGGGGTACATGGTGTGCTCCCTGTATAGCTCTTACTCCAGATTTGATAAGATTAAATGATACTTATAAGAATAAATTGCGCATAGTAAGTATAGCTTACGATAAAAGCTTGGATAATGTTTTGGATTATATAAGAGATAGCAATTTAAATTGGAACCATGCTTATATTCAGGGTGATGCCAAAGGCCGTACTCATCCAAAGTTAATCCGAGATTTAAAAATCAGTTCGTATCCTACGTTTATTCTTATTAATTCCAATGGAGATATTGAATATAGGGGGGGGTCTCAAACCTTACAAAGTATTGATTCAATATTGGCGGATTGA
- a CDS encoding universal stress protein, producing the protein MIQKKSGATYKLMVLMDLSKASETALKNTIALSKAIDGSIEVFHVKAPTDVVKSENQLSAIRVIHEDKRNTKSKLEKLISTTSDLEGVPIEYKMSYGNIKSTIKNHIDKIKPDIVVLGKEKPKLINFLSDDLIGFLLNETDCHLFITGDNNTLYTNKDISLGIYGNLAEANEHDMIDSLKKLTTQRIKHFSVRGAQEESQKEKIKEGNEISYVFSEGSNAIDGLATYIEKTRTQLLCITKKQSNDNLFQSGTWASVKPLLRKLKIPILILR; encoded by the coding sequence ATGATTCAGAAAAAATCAGGGGCCACATACAAACTCATGGTCTTAATGGATTTGTCCAAAGCTTCTGAAACCGCCTTAAAAAATACCATTGCGCTTTCAAAGGCCATAGATGGGAGCATAGAAGTTTTCCATGTAAAGGCACCGACGGATGTCGTTAAATCTGAAAATCAATTATCGGCAATTAGAGTAATCCACGAGGACAAACGTAATACGAAAAGCAAACTCGAAAAACTGATCAGTACAACGAGTGACCTTGAAGGAGTTCCGATTGAATATAAAATGTCCTATGGGAATATTAAAAGTACCATCAAAAACCATATTGATAAGATCAAGCCTGATATTGTTGTTTTGGGAAAGGAGAAGCCAAAATTGATAAATTTTTTATCCGATGATTTAATAGGCTTTCTGTTGAACGAAACTGATTGCCATCTTTTTATTACCGGTGACAATAATACGCTATATACCAACAAGGATATTTCTTTGGGGATATACGGGAATCTTGCAGAAGCCAATGAGCATGATATGATTGACAGTCTAAAAAAGCTCACAACGCAGCGAATAAAACATTTTAGCGTCCGTGGAGCACAAGAGGAATCCCAAAAAGAGAAAATAAAGGAAGGCAATGAAATTTCTTATGTTTTTTCTGAAGGTTCCAATGCAATTGATGGTTTGGCCACGTATATTGAAAAAACAAGAACACAGTTATTATGTATAACCAAGAAACAATCCAATGATAATTTGTTTCAGTCCGGGACGTGGGCTTCTGTAAAACCTTTGTTGCGAAAGCTTAAGATTCCCATTCTCATATTGCGCTAG